A genomic window from Sparus aurata chromosome 4, fSpaAur1.1, whole genome shotgun sequence includes:
- the LOC115579678 gene encoding extensin-like, translated as MTRQEDKVSMLYESAVIDELKETLTGNTDEAERFSDTLQTSPSIQPSLSSTRLRQSSRHSPPPDSIHPAVTLLHPPPSIQPSLSSTRLRQSSRHSPPPDSVHPAVTLLHPTPSIQPSLSSTRLRPSSRHSPPPDSVSPAVTLLHPTPSIQPSLSSTRLRQSSRHSPPPDSVSPAVTLLHPTPSIQPSLSSTRLRPSSRHSPPPDSIHPAVTLLHPTPSIQPSLSSTRLPVTLLHPTPSIQPSLSSTRLRPSSRHSPPPDSIHPAVTLLHPTQSIQPSLSSTRLRQSSRHSPPPDSVHPAVTLLHPTPSVQPSLSSTRLRPSSRHSPPPDSVSPAVTLLHPPPSIQPSLSSTRLRPSSRHSPPPDSVSPAVTLLHPPPSIQPSLSSTRLSPSSVTLLHPTPSIQPSLSSTRLRQSSRHSPPPDSVSPAVTLLHQTPSIQPSLSSTRLRQSSHHSPPPDSIHPAVTLLHPPPSIQPSLSSTRLRPSSRHSPPPDSVHPAVTLLHPTPSKPPRGASGGDDSHSDCVITT; from the exons ATGACGAGGCAGGAAGACAAAGTCTCCATGTTGTATGAATCAGCTGTGATCGATGAGCTGAAGGAGACGCTGACAGGAAACACTGACGAG GCGGAACGTTTCTCTGACACTCTGCAGACGTCTCCGTCCATCCAGCCGTCACTCTCCTCCACCCGACTCCGTCAGTCCAGCCGTCACTCTCCTCCACCCgactccatccatccagccgTCACTCTCCTCCACCCGCCTCCGTCCATCCAGCCGTCACTCTCCTCCACCCGACTCCGTCAGTCCAGCCGTCACTCTCCTCCACCCGACTCCGTCCATCCAGCCGTCACTCTCCTCCACCCgactccatccatccagccgTCACTCTCCTCCACCCGACTCCGTCCATCCAGCCGTCACTCTCCTCCACCCGACTCCGTCAGTCCAGCCGTCACTCTCCTCCACCCGACTCCGTCCATCCAGCCGTCACTCTCCTCCACCCGACTCCGTCAGTCCAGCCGTCACTCTCCTCCACCCGACTCTGTCAGTCCAGCCGTCACTCTCCTCCACCCgactccatccatccagccgTCACTCTCCTCCACCCGACTCCGTCCGTCCAGCCGTCACTCTCCTCCACCCgactccatccatccagccgTCACTCTCCTCCACCCGACTCCGTCCATCCAGCCGTCACTCTCCTCCACCCGACTCC ccgTCACTCTCCTCCACCCGACTCCGTCCATCCAGCCGTCACTCTCCTCCACCCGCCTCCGTCCATCCAGCCGTCACTCTCCTCCACCCgactccatccatccagccgTCACTCTCCTCCACCCGACTCAGTCCATCCAGCCGTCACTCTCCTCCACCCGACTCCGTCAGTCCAGCCGTCACTCTCCTCCACCCGACTCCGTCCATCCAGCCGTCACTCTCCTCCACCCGACTCCGTCAGTCCAGCCGTCACTCTCCTCCACCCGACTCCGTCCATCCAGCCGTCACTCTCCTCCACCCGACTCCGTCAGTCCAGCCGTCACTCTCCTCCACCCGCCTCCGTCCATCCAGCCGTCACTCTCCTCCACCCGCCTCCGTCCATCCAGCCGTCACTCTCCTCCACCCGACTCCGTCAGTCCAGCCGTCACTCTCCTCCACCCGCCTCCGTCCATCCAGCCGTCACTCTCCTCCACCCGACTCAGTCCATCCAGCGTCACTCTCCTCCACCCGACTCCGTCCATCCAGCCGTCACTCTCCTCCACCCGACTCCGTCAGTCCAGCCGTCACTCTCCTCCACCCGACTCCGTCAGTCCAGCCGTCACTCTcctccaccagactccatccatccagccgTCACTCTCCTCCACCCGACTCCGTCAGTCCAGCCATCACTCTcctccaccagactccatccatccagccgTCACTCTCCTCCACCCGCCTCCGTCCATCCAGCCGTCACTCTCCTCCACCCGACTCCGTCCATCCAGCCGTCACTCTCCTCCACCCGACTCCGTCCATCCAGCCGTCACTCTCCTCCACCCGACTCCGTCCAAGCCCCCGAGAGGAGCGTCAGGAGGAGACGACTCTCACAGTGACTGTGTGATTACAACGTGA
- the gtf2a2 gene encoding transcription initiation factor IIA subunit 2, with protein MAYQLYRNTTLGNSLQESLDELIQTQQITPQLALQVLLQFDKAINTALASRVRNRVNFRGSLNTYRFCDNVWTFVLNDVEFREVTDLVKVDKVKIVACDGKSESTQNKMDK; from the exons ATGGCCTACCAGCTGTACAGGAACACCACGCTGGGAAACAGCCTCCAGGAGAGTCTGGATGAGCTCATACAG acTCAGCAGATCACTCCTCAGCTGGCTCTTCAGGTCCTCCTTCAGTTTGATAAAGCGATCAACACGGCGCTCGCCAGTCGGGTCCGTAACAGGGTTAACTTCAGG GGCTCCCTGAACACCTACAGGTTCTGTGACAACGTGTGGACGTTCGTCCTCAACGACGTGGAGTTCAGAGAGGTGACGGACCTCGTGAAGGTCGACAAGGTTAAAATTGTTGCTTGTGACGGAAAGAGCGAGTCGACCCAAAACAAAATGGATAAATG A